In a genomic window of Phragmites australis chromosome 14, lpPhrAust1.1, whole genome shotgun sequence:
- the LOC133891561 gene encoding type I inositol polyphosphate 5-phosphatase 4-like, which yields MREESSKKSKLSWSKSLVRKWFNIRAKAQDFHADFDAGQGRDGGGGSLRPSGSASEACASTAKKSRPDRSSSKRSTDRARRGRNNFDVARLTEVQDYRIFAATWNVGGKSPPRGLNLDEWLHTSPPADIYVLGFQEIVPLNAGNVLGTEDNIPAKKWVSLIRRSLNKNPGASGCGGYHTPSPVLDPVVELDADFEGSARRQENLSFFHRRSFHNLSRSLRMDGDYMFPQPRLDRRFSVCDPVNLGGRPSDFDGKLRFPGSPDEENIDVEVSNAAQFSPFPHSYSASAPYEQNDEQSNSSRYCLVASKQMVGIFLTVWVRNEIRDDVRNLKVSCVGRGLMGYLGNKGSISISMSLHQTSFCFICCHLTSGEKEGDELRRNSDVMEILRKTRFPRVHAVGDVKSPETILEHDRIIWLGDLNYRIALSYCSAKALVEMHNWKQLLEKDQLRMQQRYGRVFQGWKEGRIYFPPTYKYSFNSDRYAGEGIHPKEKRRTPAWCDRILWYGNGLNQLSYVRGESRFSDHRPVYTIFLAEVEIVHQRRRNMGYFSSRIEVEELLPHSKSHREINFY from the exons ATGAGAGAAGAGAGCTCCAAGAAGAGCAAG CTTTCATGGTCCAAGTCCCTCGTGAGGAAGTGGTTCAACATCCGGGCTAAAGCGCAGGACTTCCATGCTGATTTCGATGCCGGCCAAG GAAGGGATGGTGGCGGTGGATCGCTGAGGCCTAGCGGCTCAGCTAGCGAAGCATGTGCAAGCACGGCCAAGAAAAGCAGACCTG ACCGGTCATCATCGAAGCGGAGTACCGATCGTGCTCGCCGAGGGAGGAATAATTTCGATGTAGCACGCCTGACTGAAGTCCAAGATTACAG GATCTTTGCTGCGACGTGGAACGTCGGTGGTAAGTCTCCACCAAGGGGGCTGAATTTAGATGAATGGCTCCATACTTCTCCTCCTGCGGATATCTATGTATTAGG GTTTCAGGAGATTGTCCCTTTGAATGCTGGAAACGTTCTTGGCACTGAAGATAATATTCCAGCCAAGAAGTGGGTGTCCCTCATTAGGAGGTCGTTGAATAAGAATCCTGGAGCCAGTGGCTGTGGTGGCTATCACACTCCTTCACCGGTCCTTGACCCGGTTGTAGAACTAGATGCTGATTTTGAGGGTTCTGCAAGAAGGCAAGAGAACCTCTCATTCTTCCATCGTCGATCGTTCCACAACCTCAGCCGTAGTTTAAGAATGGATGGGGACTACATGTTCCCACAACCAAGGCTGGATCGCAGGTTTAGTGTATGTGACCCGGTCAACCTGGGAGGCAGACCAAGTGATTTTGATGGAAAATTGCGATTCCCTGGGTCACCAGATGAGGAGAACATAGATGTTGAAGTGAGCAATGCTGCACAATTTTCACCATTCCCTCATAGCTACAGTGCATCAGCGCCTTATGAACAAAATGATGAGCAATCAAACAGCTCTAG GTATTGCTTGGTTGCCAGCAAACAAATGGTTGGCATATTTCTCACAGTTTGGGTGCGCAATGAAATAAGAGATGATGTGAGAAACTTAAAAGTTTCTTGTGTGGGCAGAGGATTGATGGGTTATCTTGGAAATAAG GGTTCAATTTCAATAAGCATGTCTTTGCACCAGACAAGCTTCTGCTTCATCTGTTGTCATTTGACCTCGGGGGAAaaggaaggggatgagctccGTAGGAATTCCGATGTTATGGAAATTTTAAGAAAGACCAGGTTCCCACGGGTTCATGCTGTTGGTGACGTTAAGTCACCTGAAACAATTCTTGAGCATGA TCGTATTATATGGCTTGGAGATTTGAATTATCGGATTGCACTATCGTATTGTTCAGCAAAAGCTCTAGTGGAAATGCATAACTGGAAGCAATTATTGGAGAAAGATCAG CTTCGAATGCAACAAAGATATGGACGAGTTTTCCAGGGCTGGAAAGAAGGAAGGATCTATTTTCCACCCACATACAAATATTCATTCAACTCAGATCGGTATGCCGGAGAGGGCATTCACCCCAAAGAAAAGAGGAGAACGCCAGCATG GTGTGATCGCATTCTCTGGTATGGTAACGGCCTCAATCAGCTGTCTTATGTTCGTGGAGAGTCCCGTTTCTCCGACCACAGGCCcgtgtacactattttcttggCAGAGGTTGAAATTGTACACCAGAGGAGAAGAAATATGGGCTATTTCAGTTCAAGAATTGAGGTGGAAGAACTTTTGCCGCATTCGAAGAGCCACAGAGAAATAAACTTTTACTGA